A stretch of the SAR86 cluster bacterium genome encodes the following:
- the rpmJ gene encoding 50S ribosomal protein L36, with translation MKVRASVKKICRDCKIVKRKGTLFVICSTEPRHKQRQG, from the coding sequence ATGAAAGTAAGAGCTTCGGTTAAAAAGATATGCAGAGATTGCAAAATTGTGAAAAGAAAAGGAACACTTTTTGTTATTTGTTCAACAGAACCTAGACATAAACAAAGACAAGGTTAA
- the rpsD gene encoding 30S ribosomal protein S4, whose product MARYIGPKCKLSRREGRDLLLKSGIRSHDSKCKSETVPGQHGRTRRPRISDYGVQLREKQKVRRIYGVMEKQFKTYYKHAARMKGVTGDNLLQILESRLDNVVYRMGFASTRSEARQLVSHKAILVNDKKVNIPSYMIAPGDVISLTERAKGQTRVQQAIEIAKNREDCDWVDVNTSNYSGTYKNIPERSSLDTDINENLIVELYSK is encoded by the coding sequence ATGGCAAGATATATAGGACCTAAATGTAAATTATCCAGAAGAGAAGGAAGAGACCTCCTTTTAAAGAGCGGTATAAGATCTCATGATTCAAAATGTAAATCTGAGACCGTACCTGGTCAGCATGGAAGAACTAGACGCCCAAGGATTTCAGACTACGGAGTTCAACTTCGAGAGAAACAGAAAGTTCGAAGGATATACGGTGTAATGGAAAAACAATTCAAGACTTACTATAAGCATGCAGCTAGAATGAAAGGAGTCACAGGTGATAATCTACTACAAATCCTTGAAAGCAGATTGGATAATGTAGTTTATCGTATGGGCTTTGCTTCTACCAGATCTGAGGCAAGACAACTCGTAAGTCACAAAGCAATCTTGGTCAATGATAAAAAGGTGAACATACCTAGTTATATGATTGCACCGGGTGATGTGATTTCACTTACAGAGCGTGCAAAAGGCCAAACTAGAGTCCAACAGGCCATAGAGATTGCCAAAAATAGAGAAGATTGTGATTGGGTAGATGTCAATACATCTAATTATTCTGGGACATATAAAAATATTCCCGAAAGATCTTCACTTGATACCGACATTAATGAAAATTTAATTGTAGAGCTTTATTCAAAATAA
- the secY gene encoding preprotein translocase subunit SecY, translated as MSVNPSAIGQNKGLSELWKRLRFVFMAVIIYRIGTHIPIPGIDPDKLANIFQQNQGTLLDLFNMFSGGALERMSIMALNIMPYITASIIMSLLEGTTPSLKKRFREEGEEGRRLRTSYVRYGTVFLALIQASGLALGLQNQGLALEPGLMFQIIAVTSLVSGTVFLMWLGELVTEKGIGNGISIIIFSSIVAGLPRAVGQAFEGARQGDINLIMLLSIALVAIAAIAFIVWIERGQRRITVNYAKRQQGRKMVQGQASYLPMKINQAGVIPAIFASSLLLFPASASTWFGQGDGFEWLQEIALALGPGQPLYVILFSVLIAFFCFFYTALQFDPKEISENLRRSGAYMPGIRPGDQTADYIDGVMTRLTVWGSGYLILVCLMPQFLIVSANVPFYLGGTSLLIAVVVVMDFMAQVQSHLMSHQYESLLKKANLKGYGGNPLGGR; from the coding sequence ATGTCAGTCAATCCTTCAGCTATAGGACAAAATAAAGGTCTTTCCGAGTTGTGGAAAAGACTTCGTTTTGTTTTTATGGCTGTAATCATTTATAGAATAGGAACACATATTCCTATCCCAGGTATAGATCCTGATAAGTTAGCTAACATCTTCCAGCAAAATCAAGGAACTCTATTAGATCTATTCAATATGTTCTCAGGAGGCGCTTTAGAAAGAATGAGCATCATGGCATTAAATATAATGCCTTATATTACTGCTTCAATAATCATGAGTTTACTTGAAGGTACTACACCTTCATTGAAAAAAAGATTCAGAGAAGAAGGTGAAGAGGGAAGAAGATTAAGAACATCTTATGTCAGATATGGAACTGTTTTCTTGGCACTAATACAAGCAAGTGGTTTGGCGCTAGGTTTACAGAATCAAGGGCTCGCATTAGAGCCAGGCTTGATGTTCCAAATCATCGCAGTAACTTCTTTAGTTTCAGGAACTGTTTTTTTAATGTGGCTTGGTGAACTAGTAACTGAAAAAGGAATAGGTAATGGAATTTCTATCATAATATTTTCAAGTATTGTTGCAGGTCTCCCAAGAGCGGTAGGACAAGCATTTGAAGGTGCAAGGCAGGGCGATATAAATTTAATCATGCTTCTTTCAATCGCTTTAGTTGCTATTGCGGCTATTGCTTTTATTGTCTGGATAGAAAGAGGACAAAGAAGAATTACTGTCAATTATGCCAAACGACAGCAAGGAAGAAAAATGGTCCAAGGGCAAGCATCTTATTTGCCCATGAAAATTAATCAGGCAGGAGTTATACCTGCTATTTTTGCAAGCAGTTTGCTACTCTTCCCTGCATCTGCCTCTACTTGGTTTGGTCAAGGGGACGGGTTTGAGTGGTTGCAAGAAATTGCATTGGCTTTAGGTCCCGGACAACCTTTGTATGTCATTCTATTTTCAGTTTTGATAGCTTTCTTTTGTTTTTTCTACACTGCTCTTCAGTTTGATCCAAAAGAAATTTCAGAGAACTTAAGGCGCTCTGGAGCTTATATGCCTGGAATAAGACCAGGAGATCAAACAGCTGATTACATTGATGGTGTTATGACTCGACTTACTGTCTGGGGTTCGGGCTACTTAATTTTGGTATGTCTTATGCCTCAGTTCTTAATAGTTTCTGCAAATGTACCTTTTTATTTAGGAGGTACATCACTGCTAATTGCTGTAGTCGTTGTAATGGATTTTATGGCTCAAGTTCAATCACATCTTATGTCGCATCAATATGAATCACTTCTCAAGAAAGCAAATTTAAAAGGATATGGTGGAAATCCCTTAGGTGGTAGGTAA
- the rplR gene encoding 50S ribosomal protein L18, producing MAIKNIKRLKRAKKSRSKIELSENNRLTIFRSNTHIYAQIFNFDGSKVIVSASTTEASLKAGNNGKIEAATKVGKLIAERALEKGVNKVAFDRSGYKYHGRVKALAESAREAGLSF from the coding sequence ATGGCTATAAAGAATATAAAAAGGCTCAAAAGAGCTAAAAAGAGTAGATCTAAAATTGAACTCTCTGAGAATAATAGGCTAACTATTTTTAGATCTAACACGCATATTTATGCTCAAATCTTTAACTTTGATGGATCAAAGGTAATTGTCAGCGCTTCTACAACTGAAGCTTCTTTAAAAGCCGGAAACAATGGGAAAATAGAAGCTGCTACTAAAGTAGGTAAATTAATCGCAGAAAGGGCATTAGAAAAAGGTGTTAACAAAGTAGCTTTTGATAGATCAGGTTATAAATATCATGGTCGTGTTAAAGCTCTAGCTGAATCGGCTCGCGAAGCTGGTCTCTCATTTTAG
- the rplQ gene encoding 50S ribosomal protein L17 → MRHRKTGRKLNRNSAQRASLKKGLAISIIEHESVKTTLAKAKEIRGFLEPLVTLAKENTVANQRLAFSRLQSKEAVAKLFDELGPRYKDRPGGYLRVIKRGFRPGDKAPAAQIEFVQEDITDSDEIESLTEETV, encoded by the coding sequence ATGAGACATAGGAAAACTGGAAGAAAGCTAAATAGAAATAGCGCTCAAAGAGCTTCCCTAAAGAAAGGGTTGGCCATTTCTATTATCGAGCACGAGTCTGTTAAGACTACCTTAGCAAAAGCCAAAGAAATAAGAGGTTTTCTAGAACCGTTGGTAACTCTTGCTAAAGAGAACACAGTTGCAAATCAAAGGCTTGCTTTCTCAAGACTGCAATCTAAAGAGGCAGTAGCAAAGCTATTTGATGAGCTTGGCCCACGCTATAAAGATCGACCAGGAGGCTATCTAAGAGTTATTAAAAGAGGTTTCAGACCAGGAGATAAAGCCCCAGCTGCTCAAATAGAATTTGTACAAGAAGATATTACAGATTCTGACGAAATTGAGTCTTTAACTGAGGAAACAGTTTAA
- the rplE gene encoding 50S ribosomal protein L5 has protein sequence MMPLKEHYKTNVVSELKGKLGLESIMAVPKVTKVTLNMGVGEAMNDKKLLERAVEDMTLIAGQKPLVTKARKSVANFKIRDGMPIGCKVTLRGDRMYEFLDRLIGIAIPRERDFRGLETKSFDGRGNYSMGIKEHIIFPEIDYDKVDKIRGMDICISTSAVDDESGEALLRAMKFPFKS, from the coding sequence ATGATGCCATTAAAAGAACATTATAAAACCAATGTGGTTTCTGAACTCAAAGGTAAATTAGGGCTTGAATCAATAATGGCTGTGCCAAAAGTTACAAAAGTAACGCTCAATATGGGTGTCGGTGAGGCTATGAATGACAAAAAACTTTTAGAACGGGCAGTTGAAGACATGACCCTAATCGCTGGTCAGAAACCATTAGTTACGAAAGCTAGAAAATCTGTAGCTAATTTCAAAATTAGAGATGGGATGCCTATCGGTTGCAAGGTCACTTTAAGGGGTGACAGAATGTATGAATTTTTGGACAGGCTGATTGGAATCGCAATTCCTAGAGAAAGAGATTTCAGAGGTCTGGAAACAAAATCTTTCGATGGAAGAGGAAATTATTCTATGGGAATCAAAGAACACATTATTTTCCCGGAGATAGATTATGACAAAGTAGACAAAATTAGAGGAATGGATATATGCATATCCACTTCAGCAGTAGATGATGAGTCGGGTGAGGCTCTTCTTAGAGCAATGAAGTTCCCTTTTAAAAGTTAA
- the rpoA gene encoding DNA-directed RNA polymerase subunit alpha → MTDNYDIIKDFLTPTEIVVEESGPTRSKIVLEPLEQGFGHTLGNALRRIILSSMPGTAVSEVKIDGVLHEYSTIEGVQEDVIDILLNLKELSVRLTEVEDAELTISKSGSGVVTAADIELSTGVEVINPDHHIATLNEEGSINMTMKVTRGRGFVPVRPLDEDEGQETGLLRLDATYSPIKRVTYQVDNARVEQRTNLDRLTVDIDTDGTLEAEEILRISATILQHQLSAFAELGRLEEVIEEKEEAKIDPIMLRPVDELELTVRSANCLKAENIHYIGDLVTRMESDLLRTPNLGKKSLNEIKEVLLSRGLSLGLILDNWPPENN, encoded by the coding sequence ATGACAGATAATTACGATATTATTAAAGATTTTTTAACACCAACTGAAATAGTAGTTGAAGAATCAGGTCCTACAAGATCTAAGATAGTACTTGAACCTCTTGAACAAGGTTTTGGACATACTTTAGGGAATGCTCTTAGAAGAATTATATTATCCTCTATGCCTGGTACGGCTGTATCAGAGGTTAAAATTGATGGTGTGCTTCATGAATATAGCACTATAGAGGGTGTGCAAGAAGATGTGATCGATATCTTATTAAACCTGAAAGAGCTGTCAGTGAGACTAACTGAAGTAGAAGATGCTGAACTTACTATATCAAAGTCCGGAAGTGGAGTCGTAACTGCGGCCGATATAGAGCTTTCAACAGGAGTAGAAGTTATCAATCCAGATCATCATATTGCTACTTTAAATGAAGAAGGCTCTATAAATATGACAATGAAAGTAACAAGAGGCAGAGGCTTTGTACCTGTTAGACCTCTTGACGAAGACGAAGGCCAAGAGACTGGACTTCTAAGATTAGATGCAACTTACTCACCTATCAAAAGAGTGACATACCAAGTAGATAATGCCAGGGTTGAGCAAAGAACTAATCTAGATAGACTTACAGTAGATATTGATACAGATGGAACTTTAGAAGCTGAAGAGATTTTAAGAATATCGGCAACCATTCTTCAACATCAACTATCCGCTTTTGCTGAACTTGGAAGATTAGAAGAGGTTATTGAAGAAAAAGAGGAAGCAAAGATAGATCCAATCATGTTAAGACCTGTAGACGAACTAGAACTCACAGTTAGGTCCGCAAATTGCTTAAAAGCTGAGAATATACATTACATAGGTGATTTAGTTACCAGAATGGAATCTGATCTTTTGAGAACTCCAAACTTAGGAAAGAAATCCTTAAATGAAATTAAAGAAGTTCTCTTGTCCAGAGGTCTTTCGTTAGGTTTAATTCTAGACAACTGGCCACCAGAAAATAATTAA
- the rpsN gene encoding 30S ribosomal protein S14, producing the protein MKAREERRRKTVLRYAAKRAELKEIIRSPKFSQEEKDVAQIKLQKLPRDASPVRMQRRCAITGRPHAVYRKFGLARNKLRELAMKGDIPGLVKSSW; encoded by the coding sequence ATGAAAGCAAGAGAAGAAAGAAGAAGAAAAACAGTTCTTAGGTATGCTGCAAAAAGAGCAGAGTTGAAAGAAATTATTCGTAGCCCAAAGTTTTCTCAAGAAGAGAAAGATGTAGCGCAGATAAAACTCCAAAAACTGCCCAGGGACGCAAGCCCTGTAAGAATGCAAAGAAGATGTGCTATTACAGGGAGACCACATGCTGTGTATAGAAAGTTTGGCCTTGCACGTAATAAATTAAGAGAACTGGCTATGAAAGGAGATATTCCAGGATTAGTTAAATCAAGTTGGTAA
- the rplO gene encoding 50S ribosomal protein L15 codes for MKLNELKPNPKRVKDRKRIGRGLGSGFGKTSGKGHKGLKSRSGGRVRIGFEGGQMPLQKRVPKFGFTSRKNRNTEQLRLSTLVSSGILEVSIETLIEADLIRNSTKKVKVFMDTDSSTKMNLKGIHTTASVKKLIEEAGGSVEV; via the coding sequence ATGAAACTCAATGAATTAAAACCAAATCCGAAAAGAGTAAAGGATAGAAAACGTATTGGTAGAGGTCTCGGAAGTGGTTTCGGTAAAACAAGTGGCAAGGGTCACAAGGGACTTAAATCTCGTTCAGGTGGAAGAGTGAGAATTGGCTTTGAAGGTGGTCAAATGCCGCTTCAAAAAAGGGTTCCTAAGTTTGGTTTTACATCTAGAAAGAATAGAAATACCGAGCAACTTCGTTTAAGTACTCTAGTTTCTTCTGGCATATTGGAAGTAAGTATAGAAACCTTAATCGAGGCAGACTTAATAAGAAATTCAACCAAAAAAGTAAAAGTATTTATGGACACCGATTCGTCCACAAAAATGAATCTTAAGGGTATACATACTACAGCTTCAGTTAAGAAATTAATTGAAGAAGCAGGAGGCTCTGTAGAGGTTTAA
- the rpsH gene encoding 30S ribosomal protein S8 yields MSIQDPIANLFSSINNAQARNKEFVKVPSSSKKIALLSMLKQEGYIHSYSTSEGSKPEIEIKLKYFEGAPVIKQLKRISKPGLRQYSNYKDLPEINGGLGIAIVSTNKGLMTDQQAREEKVGGELICSVF; encoded by the coding sequence ATGAGTATACAAGATCCAATCGCGAACCTATTCTCAAGCATAAATAATGCACAAGCTAGGAATAAAGAGTTTGTGAAAGTCCCATCCTCTTCTAAGAAGATTGCACTTTTATCAATGCTTAAACAAGAAGGATATATCCATTCTTACTCTACTTCTGAAGGTTCTAAACCAGAAATAGAGATTAAACTTAAATATTTTGAAGGCGCTCCTGTTATAAAGCAGCTGAAAAGGATAAGTAAACCAGGATTAAGACAATATTCCAATTACAAAGATCTACCTGAGATAAATGGCGGTCTCGGAATAGCAATTGTTTCAACAAATAAAGGACTAATGACCGATCAACAAGCTCGAGAAGAAAAGGTTGGTGGGGAACTAATTTGTTCAGTTTTTTAA
- the uvrA gene encoding excinuclease ABC subunit UvrA, whose protein sequence is MKDIKVRGARQHNLKNIDIDIPRDKLVVITGLSGSGKSSLAFDTLYAEGQRRYVESLSAYARQFLSMMEKPDVDHIEGLSPAISIEQKTTSHNPRSTVGTVTEIYDYLRLLFARAGTPMCPDHNVSLEGQTSNQICDKILELPKDTKLMILAPLIKEQKGEHLHIFEELKMQGYVRMRVNGITVDVEDNPKLNKNKKHSIEAVIDRLVLPKENDENFQLRLAESVENALNLGDGNLIVYLMDSNEDITYSSKMACPVCGYSIPELEPRLFTFNNPAGACPDCEGLGVKQYVDVSKVIHEPTASLSEGAIVGWDVSHRYHYHLIKCLSKEYDFSLETPYQDLGSDIQDLLLNGSKGNPVNFSWRNKRGSLVERIFPFEGILNNIERRYKETESSWSRDNLSKLISLSTCKSCDGTRLRKEARNVFVEEVNLPQITSYTIDQAFKFFSKLNLKGSKKEIADRIIKEVNERLEFLIDVGLNYLTLDRSAESLSGGEAQRIRLASQIGAGLVGVTYILDEPSIGLHQRDNEKLLKTLKKLRDLGNTVIVVEHDNETMYASDHVVDIGPGAGVHGGRICAEGTALEISKSKDSITGQFLSGTRKIEIPKKRKKPDTKRIVKLSGADGHNLKSVNLDLPLDLFVCITGVSGSGKSTLINQTLLPAISNEISKAEKKDTKPFKKLSGINDIDKIIEISQSPIGRTPRSNPATYTGLFTPLRELFAGTQEARSRGYKIGRFSFNVKGGRCEACQGDGVIKVEMHFLPDVYVKCDVCNGQRYNRETLDIKYKGKNIYEVLDMTVEDSLEFFDSIPAIKRKLETLMDVGLGYVKLGQQATTLSGGEAQRVKLAKELSKSALNHTLYILDEPTTGLHMHDVQLLLKVLKRLRDNGNTVVVIEHNMDVIKTSDWVVDLGPEGGSNGGEIITVGSPEEIMKIKASHTGKHLKKELLS, encoded by the coding sequence ATGAAAGACATCAAAGTAAGGGGTGCAAGACAACACAACCTAAAGAATATAGATATAGACATACCCAGAGATAAACTTGTTGTCATTACTGGATTGTCAGGATCAGGTAAATCTAGTTTAGCATTTGATACACTTTATGCAGAGGGACAAAGAAGATACGTAGAATCTTTGTCGGCATATGCAAGACAGTTTCTATCTATGATGGAAAAACCAGATGTAGACCATATAGAAGGTCTATCTCCTGCTATTTCAATTGAGCAAAAGACTACTTCTCATAATCCTAGATCGACCGTTGGAACCGTCACAGAAATTTATGATTATTTGAGACTTCTATTTGCCAGAGCAGGTACACCAATGTGTCCTGATCATAATGTCTCGTTAGAAGGTCAAACTTCCAATCAAATCTGCGACAAGATCTTAGAACTGCCAAAAGATACTAAACTTATGATACTAGCTCCTCTTATCAAAGAACAGAAAGGAGAACACTTACACATTTTTGAAGAACTCAAAATGCAAGGTTACGTAAGGATGAGAGTAAATGGAATTACTGTTGATGTAGAAGATAATCCCAAATTAAATAAAAATAAAAAGCATTCTATAGAAGCAGTTATTGATAGATTAGTTCTACCAAAAGAAAATGATGAAAACTTTCAGTTGAGGCTTGCTGAATCAGTAGAAAATGCGCTTAATTTAGGTGATGGAAATCTAATTGTTTACTTGATGGATTCAAATGAAGACATTACTTATAGTTCAAAAATGGCCTGTCCAGTCTGTGGTTATAGTATTCCCGAATTAGAACCTAGACTTTTTACTTTCAATAATCCCGCAGGTGCGTGCCCGGATTGTGAAGGATTAGGTGTTAAACAATATGTTGATGTTTCGAAAGTAATTCATGAACCGACTGCTAGTTTAAGCGAGGGAGCAATAGTTGGTTGGGATGTCAGCCATAGATATCACTATCATTTGATAAAATGTTTATCCAAAGAGTATGATTTTTCATTAGAAACTCCTTATCAAGATCTTGGAAGTGATATACAAGATCTCCTTCTAAACGGAAGTAAAGGTAATCCTGTAAATTTCAGTTGGAGAAATAAGAGAGGTAGTCTTGTTGAGAGAATTTTCCCATTTGAAGGAATACTTAATAATATTGAAAGGCGTTACAAAGAAACAGAGTCTAGCTGGAGTAGAGATAATTTATCAAAACTTATATCTCTTTCAACTTGTAAAAGTTGTGATGGTACAAGATTAAGAAAAGAGGCTAGAAATGTTTTTGTTGAAGAAGTAAACCTTCCTCAAATCACTTCGTATACTATTGATCAAGCGTTTAAATTCTTTTCTAAGTTAAATTTAAAGGGTTCAAAAAAGGAAATCGCAGATAGAATAATCAAAGAGGTTAACGAAAGATTGGAGTTCTTGATTGATGTTGGTCTCAATTACTTAACTCTAGATAGAAGTGCTGAAAGTTTGAGCGGAGGAGAAGCACAAAGGATAAGACTTGCAAGCCAAATAGGTGCAGGTTTAGTCGGAGTGACATATATCTTAGACGAACCGTCTATTGGTCTTCACCAGAGAGATAACGAAAAACTTTTAAAGACACTTAAAAAACTGAGAGACCTCGGAAATACAGTCATAGTTGTAGAGCATGACAATGAAACCATGTACGCCTCTGATCATGTAGTTGATATAGGTCCGGGTGCAGGTGTTCATGGCGGAAGAATATGTGCTGAGGGTACCGCCCTAGAAATTTCTAAGTCAAAAGACTCTATTACGGGTCAATTTTTATCTGGAACTAGAAAAATTGAGATACCAAAGAAAAGAAAGAAACCTGACACTAAGCGAATTGTAAAACTATCAGGTGCAGATGGTCATAATCTCAAATCGGTTAACTTAGATCTTCCTTTGGATTTATTCGTTTGCATTACGGGAGTCTCAGGTTCTGGAAAATCCACGCTTATAAATCAAACTTTGCTACCTGCTATTTCAAATGAAATATCAAAGGCTGAAAAAAAGGATACCAAACCATTTAAAAAACTTTCAGGAATAAATGACATAGATAAAATAATAGAGATAAGCCAAAGCCCCATAGGTCGAACACCTAGATCAAATCCGGCTACATATACAGGTCTTTTCACTCCTTTGAGAGAGCTTTTTGCAGGAACGCAAGAAGCAAGATCTAGAGGTTATAAAATAGGACGATTTAGTTTTAATGTTAAAGGCGGTAGATGTGAAGCTTGTCAGGGAGATGGTGTCATAAAGGTAGAGATGCATTTCCTACCAGATGTTTATGTTAAGTGTGATGTGTGTAATGGACAAAGATATAATAGGGAAACTCTAGATATTAAGTATAAAGGGAAAAATATCTATGAAGTCTTAGATATGACTGTTGAGGATTCTCTAGAGTTCTTTGATTCTATTCCAGCTATCAAAAGGAAATTAGAAACATTAATGGATGTTGGACTGGGCTACGTAAAATTAGGCCAACAAGCTACGACTCTTTCTGGAGGTGAAGCTCAGAGAGTTAAACTTGCAAAAGAACTCTCAAAAAGTGCGTTAAATCATACCCTGTACATACTTGATGAACCTACTACAGGGCTTCATATGCACGATGTCCAACTTCTATTAAAAGTTCTTAAAAGACTCAGGGATAATGGAAATACAGTGGTTGTAATAGAACACAATATGGATGTTATAAAAACAAGTGACTGGGTTGTAGATCTAGGTCCAGAAGGAGGCTCAAACGGAGGGGAAATTATTACCGTTGGTTCTCCTGAGGAGATAATGAAAATAAAAGCCTCTCACACTGGAAAGCACCTTAAAAAAGAACTTTTATCTTAA
- the rplF gene encoding 50S ribosomal protein L6, which produces MARTSLKALEIPEGVTLENNQGVITFTGKLGNLSLEIHEDVDINKDEGSISFSPNKETKESLAITGTMRALTANCMEGVDTGFEKKLEINGVGYRAALEGNSINLSLGFSHPIKHDLPEGVTAELPSNTEIILKSMDKQLVGQVAAEIRDYRPPEPYKGKGVKYSDERIIRKESKKA; this is translated from the coding sequence ATGGCCAGAACATCCTTAAAAGCTCTAGAAATACCTGAAGGAGTTACTCTTGAAAATAATCAAGGTGTAATTACTTTTACAGGAAAATTAGGAAATTTATCTTTAGAAATTCATGAAGATGTGGATATTAATAAAGATGAAGGCAGTATTAGTTTTAGTCCAAATAAGGAGACAAAAGAATCTCTTGCTATTACTGGAACCATGAGGGCCTTAACTGCTAACTGTATGGAAGGAGTGGATACAGGGTTTGAAAAAAAATTAGAAATAAATGGAGTAGGTTACAGAGCGGCTCTTGAAGGCAATTCTATAAATTTGAGCTTGGGTTTCTCTCATCCAATAAAACATGACTTGCCGGAAGGAGTGACAGCAGAACTCCCAAGTAATACAGAAATTATTCTCAAATCTATGGATAAGCAACTTGTTGGACAGGTCGCTGCAGAGATTAGAGATTATAGACCACCAGAACCATACAAAGGTAAAGGTGTTAAGTATTCCGATGAAAGAATAATAAGAAAAGAATCTAAGAAAGCATAA
- the rpsM gene encoding 30S ribosomal protein S13, producing the protein MARVAGVNIPDNKHAEISLTYVYGIGKTRAQDICGAIGIDPSTKISDLSEDQLELIRAEVGKFLVEGDLRREVATNIKRLQDLGTNRGIRHRRHLPVRGQKTKNNARTRKGPKRPIRR; encoded by the coding sequence ATGGCTCGTGTAGCAGGTGTAAATATTCCAGATAATAAACATGCGGAGATTTCATTAACTTATGTTTATGGAATAGGTAAAACTAGGGCACAAGATATTTGTGGTGCCATAGGTATAGACCCATCCACTAAGATCTCGGATTTATCTGAAGACCAATTAGAGCTTATAAGAGCTGAAGTAGGAAAATTTTTAGTTGAAGGGGATCTAAGAAGAGAAGTAGCAACTAATATTAAAAGATTACAAGATTTAGGTACAAATAGAGGTATCAGACATAGAAGGCATCTTCCTGTAAGAGGTCAAAAAACAAAAAATAATGCAAGGACAAGAAAAGGACCTAAACGTCCAATAAGAAGATAA
- the rpsE gene encoding 30S ribosomal protein S5, whose protein sequence is MENTAVTENLGSEVLEEKLVQVNRVAKVVKGGRIFGFTAVTVVGDGNGKIGFGRGKAREVPIAIQKALDHARRNMVSIELKGDTIQYPIKTKFGASVVYMKPAAPGTGIIAGGAMRAVLELAGVKDVLAKCYGSTTPVNVVRATLKALREMESPARVAKRLGRG, encoded by the coding sequence ATGGAAAATACTGCTGTAACAGAAAATCTTGGTTCAGAAGTTTTAGAAGAAAAATTAGTCCAAGTCAATAGAGTGGCTAAGGTTGTCAAAGGAGGCCGAATTTTTGGATTTACTGCAGTAACGGTTGTTGGTGATGGAAATGGAAAAATTGGTTTTGGGAGAGGAAAGGCAAGAGAAGTACCTATAGCTATTCAGAAAGCCTTAGATCATGCTAGAAGAAACATGGTCAGTATTGAGTTGAAAGGTGACACTATCCAGTATCCAATAAAAACTAAATTCGGCGCCTCCGTTGTTTATATGAAGCCTGCTGCTCCTGGGACAGGAATTATAGCTGGTGGTGCAATGAGAGCTGTTCTTGAATTAGCAGGTGTAAAAGATGTCTTGGCAAAGTGTTATGGCTCTACTACTCCCGTTAATGTTGTAAGAGCAACGCTTAAGGCTTTAAGGGAGATGGAATCTCCTGCAAGAGTTGCAAAAAGATTAGGTAGAGGTTAG
- the rpsK gene encoding 30S ribosomal protein S11, translated as MVTKKTTKKRVSEGIAHIHASFNNTLISITDKQGNAIAQSSSGAQGFRGSRKSTPFAAQRAAEAVGDKVKMVGIESLEIQVRGPGSGRESAIRGLNSKGFKITKITDVTPIPHNGCRPPKRRRV; from the coding sequence ATGGTAACAAAAAAGACAACTAAAAAAAGAGTAAGTGAAGGTATTGCGCACATCCATGCCTCTTTTAACAATACTCTAATCAGTATTACAGATAAGCAAGGTAATGCAATTGCTCAGTCCAGTTCAGGCGCTCAAGGGTTTAGGGGTTCCAGAAAAAGCACTCCTTTTGCTGCTCAACGAGCTGCGGAAGCAGTAGGAGATAAGGTAAAAATGGTTGGTATCGAGAGCCTGGAAATACAAGTTAGAGGTCCCGGCTCAGGTAGAGAGTCTGCTATACGAGGTTTAAATTCAAAGGGATTTAAGATAACCAAGATAACTGATGTTACTCCCATACCACACAATGGTTGCAGACCACCCAAAAGGAGGCGAGTCTAA
- the rpmD gene encoding 50S ribosomal protein L30 yields the protein MVDKDITVKLKKSLIGSKDYQKQSVRGLGLSKLGQVVSVQDTPENRGMINKAIHLLEVN from the coding sequence ATGGTTGATAAAGATATAACAGTTAAACTTAAAAAGAGCCTTATAGGGTCTAAAGATTATCAGAAACAATCTGTCAGAGGGTTAGGTTTGTCTAAGTTAGGGCAAGTTGTGTCTGTCCAAGATACTCCTGAAAACAGAGGAATGATCAATAAAGCTATTCATTTACTAGAAGTTAATTAA